The following are encoded in a window of Bacillota bacterium genomic DNA:
- a CDS encoding stage V sporulation protein AE: protein MAKKRVIVVTDGDGRAKAAARQAARNLGLHYIERSAGTPTLTSGAALAAMAKQAPVEPVIVMFDDHGKKGKGLGERALEEFAADPEIEIVGAVAVASNTKSDRPVTVDESVTKEGEVTGGPVGKSGSPEPPGHKRLEGDTVGILSRLEIPKIVGVGDLGKMDSQDAVEKGALITTRAIREILDEQQM from the coding sequence TTGGCGAAAAAGAGGGTCATCGTGGTAACCGACGGCGATGGGAGGGCCAAGGCCGCCGCAAGACAGGCGGCCCGGAACCTTGGCCTGCACTATATCGAGAGGTCCGCAGGGACTCCAACCCTCACAAGCGGGGCCGCGCTCGCCGCCATGGCGAAACAGGCGCCCGTGGAGCCCGTCATAGTGATGTTTGATGACCACGGAAAGAAAGGCAAGGGCCTCGGAGAACGCGCGCTCGAGGAGTTTGCGGCCGACCCGGAGATCGAGATAGTCGGCGCGGTCGCGGTGGCATCGAACACCAAGAGCGATCGTCCCGTGACGGTGGACGAGTCCGTCACGAAGGAGGGCGAGGTAACGGGCGGGCCCGTCGGGAAGTCGGGGTCTCCCGAGCCGCCCGGGCACAAGCGGCTTGAGGGCGATACCGTTGGGATCCTCTCTCGCCTCGAGATCCCGAAGATCGTGGGGGTGGGGGATCTCGGCAAGATGGATAGCCAGGATGCCGTCGAGAAGGGTGCGCTTATCACGACGAGGGCGATCCGTGAGATCCTCGATGAACAGCAGATGTAG
- the spoVAE gene encoding stage V sporulation protein AE has product MTYLYAFLVGGAICAIGQLILDFTNLTPGHMLVILTVAGAIAGGLDLYEPLLKFAGAGALVPVSGFGASIARGALAEAKRMGILGLFTGVFEYTGMGIAVAVFFGTLVALIANPKS; this is encoded by the coding sequence GTGACGTACCTGTACGCGTTTCTTGTAGGCGGCGCCATATGCGCCATAGGCCAGCTCATCCTGGACTTTACGAACCTCACTCCTGGTCACATGCTGGTCATACTCACCGTGGCAGGAGCGATCGCGGGCGGCCTCGACCTGTACGAGCCGCTGCTCAAGTTCGCTGGTGCCGGGGCCTTGGTTCCCGTCTCGGGCTTTGGGGCATCGATCGCCCGGGGTGCGCTGGCGGAGGCGAAGCGCATGGGGATCCTTGGGCTTTTCACGGGCGTCTTCGAGTACACAGGGATGGGCATAGCTGTCGCCGTGTTTTTCGGGACGCTGGTCGCGCTCATCGCCAATCCTAAGTCGTGA